One Nitrospirota bacterium genomic window carries:
- a CDS encoding restriction endonuclease subunit S has product MSKPWPMVPLGEVALPVERPEVLIAGIEYRQIGVKLWGEGAYEREAIDGGQTKYKTLSKVEADDIIVNKIWARSGSIAVVSEQLSGCYGSGEFPTFAPLRDKLEPRWIHWLSKRKDFWERCDEKSRGTSGKNRIRPERFLEIKIPLPPLSEQKYIVARIEELAAKIEEAKGLRQKAVEEAEA; this is encoded by the coding sequence ATGAGTAAGCCGTGGCCGATGGTGCCGCTGGGAGAGGTTGCTCTACCTGTTGAACGCCCGGAAGTGCTTATTGCAGGCATTGAATATCGTCAAATAGGTGTGAAGCTATGGGGCGAAGGTGCCTATGAGCGTGAAGCAATTGACGGAGGCCAAACAAAATATAAGACACTTTCCAAAGTAGAGGCAGATGATATTATTGTTAACAAGATATGGGCAAGGAGCGGCAGTATTGCGGTTGTCTCTGAGCAACTTTCCGGTTGCTATGGTTCAGGTGAGTTTCCCACGTTTGCGCCGCTTAGAGATAAACTGGAGCCTCGATGGATCCACTGGTTGAGCAAAAGAAAGGACTTTTGGGAAAGGTGTGATGAAAAATCTCGTGGGACCAGTGGAAAGAACCGAATTCGTCCAGAACGGTTCTTAGAGATAAAAATTCCCCTTCCCCCTCTCTCCGAACAAAAGTACATTGTGGCACGGATTGAGGAGCTGGCCGCAAAGATTGAAGAGGCGAAAGGGCTGAGACAAAAGGCGGTTGAGGAGGCGGAGGC
- a CDS encoding RloB domain-containing protein, translating into MGTDDLFHKRKARKLESLRREAAKRAPYDVVLIVCEGAKTEPYYFSGLREYLRLSNANIIIADNTKGSDPLSVVNCALKEFNKYPHYDRVYCVFDRDKHTTYAAALDKIRSTPLKNDAVLNAITSVPCFEIWLLIHYVYTTRSFSTAGGASNCELVVSEVKRHIPGYQKGSRSICAKLSDKVGSAIINAKKLESFHKNNGTDNPSTNVHELVEYLQNLKRNIFEAKL; encoded by the coding sequence ATGGGAACGGATGATCTTTTCCATAAGCGAAAGGCCCGAAAACTAGAATCTTTACGCCGAGAGGCAGCAAAACGTGCGCCTTATGACGTTGTCCTGATTGTATGTGAAGGGGCAAAGACCGAACCCTACTATTTTTCAGGTCTTCGTGAATATCTGCGGTTAAGTAATGCGAATATTATAATCGCTGACAATACAAAGGGGTCTGATCCGCTTAGCGTTGTTAATTGTGCTCTTAAAGAATTCAATAAATATCCACACTATGATCGTGTCTACTGTGTATTTGACAGGGACAAGCACACCACGTACGCTGCCGCACTCGATAAAATCAGGTCTACTCCTCTTAAAAACGATGCAGTTCTTAATGCTATAACCTCTGTCCCCTGCTTTGAAATATGGTTACTTATTCACTACGTTTACACAACCCGTTCTTTCAGTACAGCGGGGGGTGCCTCCAATTGTGAGTTGGTAGTATCGGAAGTAAAGCGGCATATCCCTGGCTATCAAAAGGGTAGTAGAAGTATCTGTGCAAAGCTCAGTGACAAAGTGGGTTCTGCTATTATAAATGCAAAGAAATTGGAATCATTTCATAAAAATAATGGCACAGATAATCCGTCAACAAATGTGCATGAACTGGTAGAATATCTCCAGAATTTAAAAAGAAATATTTTTGAGGCTAAGTTATGA
- a CDS encoding AAA family ATPase, with translation MLIEFKVTNFRSIRENQTLSLVAGTGAELQDQNAFSSGLSALPYLLRSAVIYGPNAAGKSNLMRAMYFMQNFVLTSQALQEGEKINVTTFLLNSKNRMESSEFEVIFNQDDVRYQYGFAVNNVRVTHEWLIAFPEGRPQHWFERTFSSQKNSDNWSFGSKFEGTGRLRNIWQKSTRQNGLFLSTAIQLNNEQLKPVFNWFQQKLAVIMPGLGINLQFSIDQCTSEEGKRRMMEFMNAADLSIHDIELQTQKVKKVSVKFDVIKSASSQSVAESEVTTVNFLHRIHDTHELIPIQLPEESDGTQKLFAFAGPWLDVLAKGHILFVDELDTSLHPLMVRFLINLVHNPEINKNNAQLIFTTHDTSILDTDIFRRDQVWFVEKDRESATTLYPLSDFSPRKKEALEKGYLMGRYGALPFIGEFKF, from the coding sequence ATGCTTATTGAATTCAAGGTAACAAATTTCCGTTCTATTAGAGAAAATCAAACCCTCAGCTTAGTTGCAGGAACAGGGGCGGAACTGCAAGACCAAAATGCCTTTTCTTCGGGTTTATCAGCATTGCCATACCTACTTAGGTCTGCTGTAATTTATGGCCCTAATGCAGCAGGCAAGAGCAATCTTATGCGCGCAATGTACTTTATGCAGAACTTTGTTTTGACTTCACAAGCTTTGCAGGAAGGAGAAAAAATTAATGTAACTACCTTTCTGCTTAATAGTAAGAACCGCATGGAATCCAGTGAGTTTGAAGTGATTTTCAATCAGGACGATGTGCGCTATCAATATGGTTTTGCAGTCAATAATGTCAGAGTTACACATGAATGGCTTATTGCTTTCCCTGAGGGAAGGCCCCAGCACTGGTTTGAACGAACTTTTAGTTCACAGAAAAACAGTGACAACTGGAGCTTTGGCAGCAAGTTTGAGGGTACCGGCCGGTTACGCAATATTTGGCAGAAGTCAACCCGCCAAAATGGCCTGTTTCTTTCTACAGCTATTCAGCTTAATAACGAACAGCTCAAACCGGTATTCAACTGGTTTCAGCAGAAGCTTGCTGTTATTATGCCTGGTTTAGGGATTAATCTGCAATTTTCAATAGATCAGTGTACATCAGAGGAAGGCAAAAGACGAATGATGGAGTTCATGAATGCTGCGGATTTGAGCATTCATGATATAGAGCTTCAAACACAAAAGGTAAAAAAAGTATCAGTAAAATTTGATGTTATTAAATCTGCATCCTCACAATCTGTTGCAGAGTCTGAGGTTACTACTGTAAATTTTCTTCATAGAATCCATGATACACATGAGCTTATACCAATTCAATTACCTGAAGAATCTGATGGTACTCAGAAACTTTTTGCATTTGCCGGGCCATGGCTGGATGTGTTGGCTAAAGGCCACATCCTGTTTGTTGATGAGTTGGATACGAGCCTTCATCCACTTATGGTGAGGTTTCTCATCAATCTTGTTCATAATCCAGAAATCAATAAAAATAATGCCCAACTGATCTTCACAACACATGATACTTCTATTCTCGACACAGATATTTTCCGTCGGGATCAAGTCTGGTTTGTGGAAAAGGACAGGGAAAGTGCTACTACACTTTATCCTCTAAGTGATTTCAGCCCACGTAAAAAGGAAGCACTTGAAAAGGGATACCTTATGGGCCGGTACGGCGCCCTTCCGTTCATCGGAGAATTTAAGTTTTAA
- a CDS encoding N-6 DNA methylase, with amino-acid sequence MTTAQQLSSIIKSCRDIMRKDKGLNGDLDRLPMLTWVMFLKFLDDMELLHETEASLAGRRYKPIIERPYRWRDWAAKEDGITGDDLIDFINNDEAIGTDGKRGLGLFAYLRLLQGTNGNDRRDVIATVFKGLNNRMLNGYLLRDILNKVNGIHFTSSDEIHTIGYLYESMLKEMRDTAGDSGEFYTPRAVVKFMVKVIDPNLGETVLDPASGTGGFLVETYEHLKAQCKRTEDFNKLQEESIYGIEAKSLPYLLCQMNLMLHGLEYPRIDSGNALCFPLNEIGDKDRVDIVLTNPPFGGEEEKGIQNNFPEDKKTSETALLFLQLIMRKLRRPVAGNKPGRCGIIVPNGTLFGDGVCARIKEELLKEFHLHTIVRLPNGVFAPYTGIPTNLLFFDRGGPTKEIWYYEQPLPDGRKNYTKTKPIQFDEFGDCLNWWNNRKESNQAWKVKVEDVISNNYNLDIKNPNSKDDFEHLPPERLVDDIVKKEQRILEIMADIRQVLGNQANS; translated from the coding sequence GTGACCACTGCACAACAATTAAGTTCAATAATAAAATCGTGCCGTGACATCATGAGAAAGGATAAGGGGTTGAATGGTGACCTTGACCGCCTTCCAATGCTGACATGGGTTATGTTTTTGAAATTTCTTGATGATATGGAACTGCTCCATGAAACAGAGGCCTCACTTGCGGGACGGAGATATAAGCCCATTATTGAACGTCCATATCGCTGGCGTGATTGGGCAGCAAAAGAAGACGGAATTACTGGTGATGACCTCATAGACTTCATTAACAATGATGAAGCTATCGGTACTGATGGTAAAAGAGGCCTGGGCCTTTTTGCTTATCTCCGCTTACTTCAGGGGACAAACGGAAACGATAGACGGGATGTGATAGCAACAGTCTTTAAAGGCCTCAATAACAGGATGTTAAATGGCTACCTGCTTAGGGACATATTAAATAAGGTAAATGGGATTCACTTCACATCTTCAGATGAAATTCACACTATAGGCTATCTATACGAATCCATGCTTAAGGAGATGCGGGATACTGCAGGAGATTCCGGAGAGTTTTATACACCAAGGGCGGTTGTAAAGTTTATGGTAAAGGTGATTGATCCAAACCTGGGTGAGACTGTGCTTGACCCTGCCAGCGGTACAGGCGGTTTCCTTGTTGAGACGTATGAACATCTTAAGGCCCAATGTAAGAGAACAGAAGACTTCAACAAACTTCAGGAAGAATCTATTTATGGCATTGAGGCAAAATCGCTCCCATACCTACTTTGTCAGATGAATCTTATGCTGCATGGCCTTGAATATCCCCGGATAGATTCAGGTAATGCCCTGTGTTTTCCACTCAATGAGATAGGGGATAAGGACAGGGTTGATATTGTATTAACCAATCCTCCATTTGGAGGTGAGGAAGAGAAGGGGATACAAAATAATTTTCCAGAAGATAAAAAGACATCTGAAACAGCCTTGCTGTTTTTACAACTGATTATGAGAAAATTAAGAAGACCTGTCGCCGGTAATAAACCAGGACGATGTGGAATAATTGTACCAAACGGAACGCTGTTCGGAGACGGCGTGTGTGCAAGGATAAAAGAGGAACTACTTAAAGAGTTTCATCTTCATACAATTGTCCGCCTTCCCAATGGAGTCTTTGCCCCGTACACAGGCATACCAACAAACCTTTTATTTTTTGACAGGGGCGGGCCAACAAAAGAGATCTGGTATTATGAGCAGCCTTTACCTGATGGACGCAAAAACTACACAAAGACAAAGCCTATACAGTTTGATGAGTTTGGAGACTGCCTCAACTGGTGGAATAACAGAAAAGAGAGTAACCAGGCATGGAAGGTAAAAGTTGAAGATGTTATATCAAACAATTACAATCTGGATATTAAAAATCCTAATTCTAAAGATGACTTTGAACACCTGCCGCCTGAAAGACTGGTGGACGATATAGTTAAGAAGGAACAGAGGATTCTGGAGATAATGGCAGATATACGGCAAGTACTTGGAAATCAGGCTAATTCATAA
- a CDS encoding riboflavin synthase, which translates to MFTGITEELGTIKAIRSQSGGIRLSVEAKVVMEGMKTGDSIAVNGACLTVTEFNSSVFSADVSRETVDKTGIGKLRVGDRVNLERPMRLSDRLGGHLVSGHVDGVGVIRGIINKSDASIFTIEAPKDVSKYLIYKGSVAIDGISLTVNEVQGIRFSVTVIPHTAEITTLGLKKIGDTVNLEADMIGKYVERFTKGS; encoded by the coding sequence ATGTTTACCGGAATCACAGAAGAGCTTGGAACAATAAAGGCTATCAGGTCACAATCAGGCGGCATACGTCTGTCAGTAGAAGCTAAGGTTGTTATGGAAGGCATGAAGACCGGAGACAGCATCGCTGTAAACGGTGCATGTCTGACGGTTACAGAGTTTAACAGCTCTGTATTTTCAGCAGATGTCTCAAGGGAGACAGTAGATAAGACTGGAATTGGTAAATTAAGGGTCGGTGATAGGGTCAATCTCGAACGCCCCATGAGGCTTTCAGACCGCCTTGGCGGACACCTTGTTTCAGGCCATGTGGACGGTGTTGGTGTAATCAGGGGGATAATTAATAAAAGTGATGCATCAATCTTTACCATTGAAGCCCCTAAGGATGTATCGAAATATCTAATCTATAAAGGTTCAGTTGCAATTGACGGCATAAGCCTTACAGTAAATGAGGTTCAGGGAATAAGGTTCTCCGTAACTGTTATCCCCCATACAGCCGAAATAACAACACTCGGTCTCAAAAAGATCGGTGACACGGTAAACCTTGAGGCAGACATGATTGGGAAGTATGTGGAGAGGTTTACTAAAGGAAGTTAA
- the ribD gene encoding bifunctional diaminohydroxyphosphoribosylaminopyrimidine deaminase/5-amino-6-(5-phosphoribosylamino)uracil reductase RibD: MTPDEKYMRLALNLARKGTGITSPNPMVGAVIVKDGWIIGKGYHKGPGKLHAEAEALQNVSIDPNGATLYVNLEPCCHTDKRTPPCTKEIIKSKIRRVVIGMNDPNPLVNGRGVRELADAGIEIENGVLQRDASMLNEMYSKFITTNIPYVIMKAATSLDGKIALASGESRWITGKVARRYSHRLRAMVDAVMVGIGTILTDDPSLNVRHIDSKGKQPLRIILDSKLRIPVTAKVLQVNYHETGVSKRKTKIPPLLRGESSSGSQWPTAIPPFVQGGAWGGDSRMNSEQATMVVTTKAAPLDKIEALEKNGIKVMIVEEREDGEVGLKSLIPILGKSGITSILIEGGSSVNASALREGIVDKVVMMYSPRIIGGSDSVNVVGGSSPKSLDDSIFFKNIKIRRLGEDIMVIGYR; the protein is encoded by the coding sequence ATGACCCCTGATGAAAAATATATGCGGCTTGCCCTTAACCTTGCCAGAAAAGGGACAGGTATTACCAGCCCCAATCCAATGGTCGGGGCTGTCATTGTTAAGGATGGGTGGATTATAGGGAAGGGGTATCATAAGGGGCCCGGAAAGTTGCACGCCGAGGCTGAGGCATTACAGAATGTGTCTATTGACCCCAATGGTGCAACTTTATATGTAAATCTTGAACCCTGTTGTCACACAGACAAGAGGACACCTCCTTGTACAAAAGAAATAATTAAATCAAAAATCAGGCGTGTTGTAATCGGTATGAATGACCCTAATCCATTGGTAAATGGCCGTGGTGTAAGAGAACTTGCAGATGCCGGAATCGAGATTGAGAATGGTGTTTTGCAGAGAGATGCATCAATGCTGAATGAGATGTATTCTAAATTTATAACCACAAATATACCTTATGTAATAATGAAGGCCGCAACAAGTCTTGATGGCAAGATAGCCCTCGCTTCAGGTGAGTCAAGATGGATTACGGGAAAGGTTGCGAGGAGATACTCACACAGGTTAAGGGCTATGGTTGATGCGGTAATGGTCGGCATAGGGACTATCCTCACTGATGACCCTTCTCTTAATGTGAGACATATTGACAGCAAAGGTAAGCAGCCGTTAAGGATTATATTAGATTCAAAACTGCGGATACCGGTTACAGCAAAGGTCCTTCAGGTGAACTATCATGAAACAGGTGTTTCAAAAAGGAAAACGAAAATCCCCCCCTTGTTAAGGGGGGAAAGTTCCTCTGGTTCTCAATGGCCAACGGCAATCCCCCCCTTTGTTCAAGGGGGGGCATGGGGGGGTGATTCTCGGATGAACTCAGAACAGGCAACTATGGTGGTTACTACAAAAGCGGCTCCTTTGGACAAGATTGAGGCTCTGGAGAAGAATGGCATTAAGGTAATGATTGTTGAGGAGAGGGAAGATGGCGAAGTCGGCCTCAAATCCCTGATACCGATTCTCGGGAAATCCGGGATAACAAGCATACTGATAGAAGGCGGTTCCAGTGTTAATGCTTCGGCACTGCGTGAAGGTATTGTTGATAAAGTAGTAATGATGTATTCTCCAAGGATTATCGGCGGAAGTGATTCTGTAAATGTAGTCGGTGGTTCCTCACCTAAATCACTTGATGACTCGATCTTTTTTAAGAATATCAAAATAAGGAGACTGGGGGAGGATATTATGGTGATAGGATATAGGTGA
- a CDS encoding pyruvate, phosphate dikinase codes for MATKKYVYFFGKGKADGRGDMKDLLGGKGAGLAEMTNLGIRVPPGFTITTEACTEYYKNNEAYPSGMWDQVLENLKKVEEDMGIKFGDSDNPLLVSVRSGAKVSMPGMMDTVLNVGLNDKSVLGLAKKSKNDRFAYDAYRRFITMFGSVVMGIDRNLFEEILQEKKDELRLKQDTDLDANVLKDIVSHYKKLVKKETGKEFPMDPVEQMMMAINAVFNSWNAARAITYRKIHNLPHDMGTAASVVAMVFGNMGETSGTGVAFTRDPNSGERRFFGECLMNAQGEDVVAGIRTPFPIEELQKLVPDAYKELVSIYQKLEKHYKDMLDIEFTIQEGILFMLQTRTGKRSAAAALKIAVDMVEEGLIDKETAISRINSEQLDQLLHPMIDPDVKVKVVGRGLPASPGAAVGRAVFNAEDAEKMAKEGERCVLVRMETSPEDIGGMHAAQGILTSRGGMTSHAAVVARGMGKPCVVGCSDIQVKEKEKYFKVNDEIIKEGDYITINGSTGDVIPGEVSLIKPKLSESFATIMKWVDKIRTLKVRANADTPYDAQVARDFGAEGIGLCRTEHMFFEPHRIKAVREMILSDDIEGRKKALAKLLPIQKGDFTEIFRVMKGLPVTIRLLDPPLHEFLPHTDAEIEELSKDMGVPADRLMAKNKTLFEFNPMLGHRGCRLGITYPEIYEMQARAIFEAACELECEGVKVVPEVMIPLVGFLKELVMLKDMVDRVAEEVMKAYKVKLKYQVGTMIELPRAALVADEIAKTAEFFSFGTNDLTQTTLGLSRDDAGKFLPFYIEKGIFDTDPFVSIDQEGVGQLIKIGIEKGRSSRTNMKVGICGEHGGDPRSIDFCHRAGMDYVSCSPYRVPIARFAAAQAFLRSKKAEGN; via the coding sequence ATGGCAACGAAAAAATACGTTTACTTCTTTGGGAAGGGTAAGGCAGATGGGCGCGGGGATATGAAAGACCTGCTTGGCGGAAAGGGTGCGGGGCTTGCAGAGATGACCAATCTCGGTATACGTGTCCCTCCAGGATTTACTATTACTACGGAGGCATGTACTGAATATTACAAAAACAATGAGGCATATCCTTCAGGGATGTGGGACCAGGTGCTTGAGAATCTGAAGAAGGTTGAAGAAGATATGGGGATTAAGTTCGGCGATTCTGATAATCCTCTTCTTGTTTCTGTCCGGTCAGGTGCTAAGGTTTCAATGCCTGGAATGATGGACACTGTTCTTAATGTCGGCCTTAATGATAAGAGTGTTCTTGGGCTTGCAAAAAAATCCAAAAATGACAGGTTTGCGTATGATGCCTACCGCCGTTTTATAACTATGTTCGGAAGCGTTGTTATGGGCATAGACAGGAACCTTTTTGAAGAAATCCTTCAGGAGAAGAAGGATGAACTGAGATTGAAACAGGATACGGATTTGGATGCAAATGTCCTGAAGGATATTGTCAGCCATTACAAAAAACTTGTTAAAAAAGAGACCGGCAAGGAATTTCCTATGGACCCCGTAGAGCAGATGATGATGGCAATAAATGCGGTCTTTAATTCATGGAATGCGGCGAGGGCTATTACATATAGAAAGATTCACAATCTTCCTCATGACATGGGGACTGCGGCAAGTGTAGTTGCAATGGTCTTTGGAAACATGGGAGAGACATCCGGTACAGGGGTGGCATTCACAAGAGATCCGAATTCAGGAGAGAGAAGATTCTTTGGGGAGTGTCTGATGAATGCTCAGGGGGAAGATGTTGTTGCCGGAATCAGGACACCTTTTCCGATTGAAGAACTTCAAAAGTTAGTGCCGGATGCATATAAAGAATTGGTTTCAATTTATCAGAAGCTTGAGAAGCATTACAAAGACATGCTTGATATTGAGTTTACTATTCAGGAAGGCATTCTCTTCATGCTCCAGACCAGGACAGGTAAGAGATCAGCGGCGGCGGCACTCAAGATAGCAGTGGACATGGTTGAAGAGGGGCTTATTGATAAGGAGACAGCGATTTCAAGGATTAATTCTGAACAGTTGGATCAACTACTGCATCCAATGATAGACCCGGATGTTAAGGTAAAGGTTGTTGGAAGAGGTCTTCCGGCATCTCCTGGGGCGGCTGTCGGACGTGCTGTATTTAATGCTGAGGATGCAGAAAAGATGGCAAAAGAAGGCGAGCGGTGTGTACTTGTCAGGATGGAGACATCTCCTGAGGATATAGGAGGTATGCATGCGGCACAGGGTATATTGACATCAAGGGGGGGCATGACATCACATGCGGCGGTGGTTGCCAGGGGGATGGGTAAGCCGTGTGTTGTCGGATGCAGTGATATTCAGGTGAAGGAAAAAGAGAAATACTTTAAGGTTAATGACGAGATTATAAAGGAAGGGGACTATATTACTATTAACGGGTCAACCGGTGATGTAATACCCGGAGAGGTTAGCCTGATAAAGCCCAAGCTGAGTGAGAGTTTTGCGACTATCATGAAATGGGTGGATAAGATACGTACGCTTAAAGTCCGTGCTAATGCTGATACGCCTTATGATGCACAGGTAGCAAGGGACTTCGGTGCAGAGGGGATAGGGCTTTGCAGGACAGAGCACATGTTCTTTGAACCTCACCGTATCAAGGCTGTGCGCGAGATGATATTATCCGATGATATAGAGGGAAGAAAAAAGGCGCTTGCAAAACTCCTCCCAATTCAGAAGGGGGACTTTACTGAGATATTCAGGGTTATGAAGGGCCTGCCGGTAACCATAAGATTACTTGACCCGCCTCTTCATGAGTTTCTTCCTCATACTGATGCAGAGATAGAAGAGCTTTCAAAGGATATGGGTGTTCCCGCTGACAGGCTTATGGCGAAGAACAAGACATTGTTTGAGTTTAATCCTATGCTCGGACACAGGGGGTGCAGGCTTGGAATTACCTATCCTGAGATATATGAGATGCAGGCAAGGGCTATATTTGAGGCGGCATGTGAACTTGAATGTGAAGGTGTAAAGGTTGTGCCTGAGGTTATGATACCTCTTGTCGGCTTCTTAAAAGAGCTTGTGATGTTAAAAGATATGGTTGACAGGGTTGCAGAAGAGGTAATGAAAGCCTATAAAGTTAAACTGAAATATCAGGTAGGTACTATGATTGAACTCCCGAGGGCTGCCCTTGTGGCGGATGAGATTGCAAAGACAGCAGAGTTCTTTTCATTCGGTACAAATGACCTGACTCAAACAACACTTGGTCTCAGCAGGGATGACGCAGGAAAGTTCCTGCCGTTCTATATTGAGAAAGGCATTTTCGATACAGACCCCTTTGTATCTATTGACCAGGAAGGGGTAGGTCAGCTTATAAAGATCGGTATAGAAAAGGGGCGTTCTTCAAGAACAAACATGAAGGTCGGGATATGCGGTGAACACGGCGGAGACCCCAGGTCCATAGACTTCTGCCACAGGGCAGGTATGGATTACGTAAGCTGTTCACCTTATCGGGTCCCTATTGCAAGATTTGCAGCAGCACAGGCGTTTCTGAGAAGCAAGAAGGCTGAAGGTAATTAG